CCCAACCTTCCTGAGGTCCAAGCCCCGTGGATGAAGGGCGAAAAGCTGACTTTCAGCCTTAGCTGGGGTTTTGTTACGGCGGGTTATGCGACTTTAGAGGTTAAACCGATAGCCGATGGAAAAACGGAGTTTCTCACTTTTGCCACCGGCAACAAGACTATCAACAAAATTTATCCGGTGGCTGACACCATTTACACCCGTGTGCGCAACAAGGGTCTTATGACCGAGGTATTCCGCAAACGGCTTCACGAAGGAAGTTACCACAACACATCCGTGATTCGCTTCGACCGCAAGGGCGAGAAGGCTTGGCTTTCGGACACCGTCTTTACCGACATGAAAACTCGCAAGGTGAAGCGCTCTGCCGATACAGCAGTCGCCATTCAGGGAATGGAACACAGTATC
The Fibrobacter sp. DNA segment above includes these coding regions:
- a CDS encoding DUF3108 domain-containing protein, whose translation is MKGEKLTFSLSWGFVTAGYATLEVKPIADGKTEFLTFATGNKTINKIYPVADTIYTRVRNKGLMTEVFRKRLHEGSYHNTSVIRFDRKGEKAWLSDTVFTDMKTRKVKRSADTAVAIQGMEHSIMSAFYFVRTMPLTVGDTSRFSAVSGKKRYELKVVVHGHETLKTDFGKLQTIKVEPMLDGDGIFNSKGRIFIWFTDDDRRIPVLMECEIALGSIKARLIERK